The DNA window ATCAAGAGTTGAATGTGTCGAGCGGATTCTCATGCTACACACAGAAATCGTTGGTGGTAGTCACATGACATCGCAGACCACTAACATGTAAGTTGGTCACCTCTATGTGATGGTTGCAGGCCACATCATAACAGAAGTTGACGGTGTCATGTACTCGACGGATAACAGGGGAGATAAAGTGAGGGCACTCCATATTAAGGGAAGTCACAGTGAAAGGCCAACCTTAATCATTGTCGAATGTGAGGAAGTGCAGGTtaaaggagcaaaaaaaaaaaaaagaaaaaagaaagatggctgaTGTGGTGGCAGTGCCCAGCTTTTGACGGAACGGTCACGGTGCACTGACTGCACCAGGCTGACCAACCTACGCTACAGCATACTTTCATATCATGTGGCTGCTGCCACCTCCGATTTATATGATGTAACAAGGAAGCCTGCTGAACATAGCATACAGCATGAAGCATTGCACCCCTTGTCACATGGGCCTCATTTAATCTATAATtgaatgaattctgggattttacgtgccaattttgattttacgtgccaaatttgattatgaggcgtgctgtagtgggggactccggattaattttgaccaccaggggacgcgcctccaatgcacgggacacgggcgtttttgcatttcactcccattgaaatgtggccgcagtGACCGGGGTTGATTCCTCATCCTCGGCTTAGCAGTGCTACACTATAGTCACTAAGCTACCACAGTAGGTTAATATATAAATAATTTGTTTTTACATTTGAGATACTGGAGCCCCATGTCTTGATCATGTAGTTGGTGGGGTGCTAGAAAGCTCATCTGCCATGCTTTTGAGTGCACATTATAGAACAGTAAGTCCAGTAAGTTTCTTTTATAACCCTAGGTAGTAAGGAATAGCATGCGGCCAGGACAAATAGCTCTCTCGTAGCATTAAAGCCATTCAACATCACTGCTTGTTTCATTGTTTTGAACTGTTCTCACAATGCCAGTGTCAACCAAATGAAATCATATCTAGATATACCCAATCTTTTCCCTTGCATCGTCAAGGCTTTTGACTTTGTGCCCATTTCATTAAATTTATTATCTTAACCTTCTCTTCGGCACTTACCTCTTTCTTAGACATCATGCATTTCCTCAAGTAAGGACTACCAACACAAAGCGAAAGTGCCAAACAGTCACGTTAGCTGTactcatgctctttcatcctgaACTATCATTAAGTGGTACTGCCTTTCCCCTTTGTTGCATTCAAAACCATTGTCTACATTTTCAAAGCTGGCCCCTGGAATCACTGTAAAACTACACTAAAGAGCAGTATTGAGTTAATCTGTATTTTCAAATTACAATTCTGCAATAGCAATACACACACTCCTACTACTATAGGATGCTTGGTAAGACAGAAAGTACACAAAAATGAATGATTGGTGGTGACACTGCCATGAAGTTTGTGAATTGACAGCATCAACTCTGGTCTAGTTAATCTATTATTAGCAAGAAAAAGACtaaattgaattctaaaagaagcaagagagagagggagagagaaagaatgcatagaaaggcagggaggttaaccagtggtAGTTTTGGTTGGCTACCCCCTGCACTGGGAGAAGGAGTAGTAGGGATAAAAATAGAAAGAGAGCGgactgggagagagagagataaagagagacaAGCAAAGACAAACTGCATACACTATAaagcagcagggggcggcattcCTAAAGTATATTGTGAAGGCCCATAGACCGCAGGAAGCAAAAACCCAGCCTAAAAAGTTTGGAGAAATGTTTCTGGTGCCAAGGTGTAAAAAATGTGGAAACAATTTGGAATCTATAACATCGCCTTTGTGCCAGCACACCGAGATCTTGGTGTGAAATTCGAGAAAGGGAAATTTTGTGTTCATTCTCTCCAGTAATGAAAACCCTTTTTTTACACCAATTTGGTGAAAATGAAGTTTTGAAAGAATGCCTTAGCAGTCGATTCAAGTAACCCTAGTGCGTTGCCTATGCACACATATTtgctcatatatatatttttaaaagaCTGCTGGTGGAAAAATTTTGTGTATTATATTACCTTTTTTTATGCAGCCAGTCAAATAAGTACACGAAGTGCAACACTGCTTCAGatggaaaaagaaaggagaccatTCAGGTCACTGAAACTTGATGCAGTGGTGTCGTAGTACCAGATACCACTGACACATACTTGTACACTACGGCCGTGCTGCTAAAGGTACAGTTTGTTCAAGACTCAATGGGACAAGAGGCGAGAGCGAGTTCCCACGAGTTTCTCAGAGAAAAGAAGGATTGGAACGGCCAATTTGGCAGCTTTTGGCAACATGGCCACTGTATGACTTTCAACTGCTGCACCAAGTTGACTGGCGCGTTCTTGCGCTGTTTGTGATACCATGTGGGCCCAACCTCCACTTTCAGTGAGTTGAATAAGTCTCCTTTATTTACGTACACCTGAAGCTGCATTGCACTTGATGCATGTTTTGAACGGGTCGCATAAGATGCGTTGTAATTAATTATTTGTGGCACTGTTGAGGAATTGATGCTTCGATCGTGCTGTAACTAATGGGTTCCACAGATACcttagaaagcaagaaaaagagggtGGGGACATACACACAAACATTTTGTGTCTGTACTCTTTGAATGggcttcctcctcctctcctgAACACTTCTTCCTCggacccccgtattcagaaatgcaacttaagttgaagcccatgcttgacttaaTTTAGATGACGCCTGGTGTTAATGTGCCCAAAGATGCTCACTGCGTTTCTTTCAGCTTGTTCATGATAGGCGTCACTTAGAataagtcaagcatgggcttcaacttaagttgcatttctgaatacggggttgAGTGTAAACAAATACGTAAGTAAACCAGTGGAGGGCCTACTCCGAGCAGTGTGAAGGTGCATTGCGGCATTGTGTTTGTTGACGTCACTTTCTTTAGCTGTAGTGGTGGCAACCCTCTTGGGGAGGCCAACAGTTCCCATTTGACTGTGCAGACAGGACCCAAAGGTGTGCTGAAGGACTGGCAGCGCTATCAGCAGCTGCAGAATGAGCGGCGAGAGGAACAGGAACGGGAGCGGCTGCAGCTCATCAAGAAGCTGTCGCTCACCTGCCGCTCCGAGGTGGGTGCCTCCTGCTCACGGCTTGGGCTCAAAGATGGCTTGAATGCATTGTGGAGCAGCATGCACGAAAACAGAGTTGGGCTGAATGAGAGACAGAGCAATATTGCCCAGAAATTCTGCTTTTATTAAtattatttcattattatttttcttttatgtttaaTTTCATTATTATTCATTATTTAAAAGCCCACTGTCAGAGGGTGGCAAACAACATAGACTTCATATTCAAATAAAGATATACCATGCCTTTATTAGACGATAAAAGGAAAATTACTACCGCATGCACAAAACACATGTTAATGAGAATAAGAGAGACAATGACAGAGAGAGGGAAACAAAAATTGCACTTAAAGGCCAAGTGCAGCAAAACTTCACTTTGGCTGAATGGGTCATAAATAAGTAGTATATAACTATTAAAGGCAATGTTGGCATAGCTGCAAGGCTGGTAATTATCTAACTTCCTTATTAACAGCCCTTAAGTAGCACACAGGCAGATGGTGCTCTACGTATACATGTATCATGCAGTTGCCaatcatggcctccaagatttatGGCACGCCATGGGCGCCACGAAATCTGGGAGTTCGTACCCAGGTACTGCACTGGTCTTCAGTGTTCTGAGTTCTGCATCATTTCTGGCGAGTGGTAATGGTGACATTTCCTGGAGTTTCGGTTTCAAAAACATCTATTTTTACTAGCTTTTCTTGGTAAAACTACCATACATTTGTCAAACGTTAAATTTTACGAGGAGGCTGCTGTATCTTTATTTTATCTGAATGTAGGCTATTTACGTCACCTAAAAATTGAATCTAGGCTATTGGCATGACCTGAAATCTTATTGCAGTTGGCTTTTACTCGTGAATTTATACATTAACCATATCTTAGAATATTACCTTAAAGGCctactgcaatgaaattttgtaACCCATGAAAAGCCTAATTTCGGACGGTGTAGACATAAGGGAGCTTCTGTGcacaattttacatttgaaatacGAATAGATGCATCATAAGAAGCTTGCAAAAACAATCGCTTCTACCATTGAATTTGAAAATAAAATGCCACCATTAACGCTCTTTGAAAGTGACGCCTGATCTAAAACATGGCTCCTCCGCCTGACCTCCAGGATTATGCAGCGCCCACAGCTGCTTGTGGAGGAGAATATGTGAGACTTTTGCCTCATCGTGACAGGCAATGGACAGCTGCTTGGGGTTGAAGAAAAGATGCTACACAACTTGTTTAACTGTATTGTAAACAAGTACATGCTATTTAAAAGCTAGGAACACAGTTTGCAGGGAACAGCACACAAAATGTCCCAACTTACCCCGCTCATTTTTCTCAGTGCTGTTCCATCAGACAAGGTTGAAGTTTACCATTCTGTCAATTTATTGTGCCAAATAGCCAGGTAAATATTTCAAAAGGTTGGTGTCGCCTGGTGAAGTAACTGGCGTGCTAATTATGCGAACCACACTTGTTCAGTTATAAAGCAGTTGCATCAGTTCAAATGAAAGTGCACTGATGCTCGTACCTGTATTTGTGATGTCACAGAGCATAACCCTTTCCGTATACCTGCAATCATTACTGAGCATGTGGGTAAGCAGTGGCCTTCCATACAGCATTTAGTGCTGCCAGTTTAAAACAGAAGTTGTGTATTAGACCAAGAATGATTAGCAATTTACTTGGAAATTCAGTGTTCCCTGATAACGATGTTTGCTTCTGTTATCTTTTGGAAATTTGTGCCAGCACTCTTCATATTGCCCGTGTATCATTTGGTGTTGCTAGTTAAAGACAAGAGTTGGGTTATTGCACCAGGTGTCTTGTTATTTTGCTCGGAGCCTTTTTGGTATACATATTGTATTTCCAGTTTAACTGGGTCTGCTTCTAGTAAAGTTGTTTGCAAAGTGGTCTTCTCTAATGGAGGTTTGTATTGGCACTCTTCGTGTTGCCAGGTGCTGAATGACTAGCTCAGCAGTGTGTATTACTGAGTTAAACATTAGTACTTAATTTTTGCAGTGTATAGGAAACATGGGCACTCGTAGAACATGAATTGCACTGCATATCTAATAATTCAATAATGTTAATATGTTGAGATTCTTCttcattgtatgtcattgcaggTCATTGCATACCGTGGCCTAATTTGTTATAGCTGTTCCAAGTAGGCTGTGCAGGTCGTATTACAGTATCGAGCAGTGGCCATTGCTTGAGGTGACATTTATTCCCTGCCACATGTAGCTTGATGCTGAGAAGTCAAAGTCAAAGAAGGAAGAGGAAGTGCCACAGGAAGAGGACGACGACTTCCTGCGCGAGTACATGCGCAAACGGATGGAGGAGATGATGGCCGAGATAAATGCCAGGTGACGCACTTTTTCAATGCTTGCAAAGTGTATGTGCCAAcgtgtctcttcttctttttcttttttttgtccttcTCTCTCCATTGTGTTCCCGGGTGTCACCTTGCATCTCCAAACAGAAGTACCTacgcaaaaagaaagataagGCTTCGAGTAAAAGATAATGTGATTTCGTGGTCCTTCTTCGTGGCTGAGCTTTCACCCGCCATGGTGGATCAATTGTTATCGCATTGTGTTGCTGAGGACAAGGCTGTGGAGTCGACTCCCGGGCACGAGGGCAGCATTCCAATGCGAAGACGAGCCAGGTTTAGGTGTATGTTAAAAAAGGGGGAAAGTGTTAGGGGTAACGTTAATAGACAGGACGACAGTGGCCTTTATTaaagagcaaacagggatagccgctattctagttgacattaagagaaaaaaaaaggcgcttgGCAGGCCGTGTAATGTGTAAAGCAGGCAACCAGCGGtctattagagttgcagaatgggtgccaattggagggaagcacagttgaggacAGTAGAGAATTAGGTTGagtgatgagattaggaaatttgttGGCATAAGATGGGGTAAGCTTGGCGCAGGacgggtaattagagatcgctgggagaggccttcgtcctgcagcggacacaAAGACAGGTTGATGATGGTGGCGATGGTAAAGAACTCTAGGTGGTGCAAACTAATCTGAAGCTCTCCACTACAATGTCCTTTGTAGACCACCTTGCATCTATTGGCCATTAAAGCCCAATACTAGTTAATGTTATGTAATCACTGACCTTTCCTTGCTTAACTGATCTTACATGTTATCGCACCCTCACATGTATGCGGGCATGTGCATGTGGCTGTGAGCATGCATCTATATTGTATCTAAGCAATAGGGGACATTTAGGGAGCTTATTTAATAATGTTATCAGCTTGTTTGTCACCTTCCACACAAGCATTTTATCTCTGCACACTGAACTTATTAATGATCTGTAATGAGCTACGGTGCTTTCATTTCTATTGGAACATGACTGGTTGTTTTTTCATCGGTTTTATTTGGCAGTGGTCTCATATTGTTATAATTCATGTGTTAAAGGAGTTGAATGTTGAACTGAATGCATCACACGGGCTGAGGACTCGCGCCAGGCATGTGGTGTTTTAATTTATTTCAGATGCTGTAGAACGTTTGATGTGTATAGCTAAAATTTTCAGGCGACTGGCATGCGTGCTGTTCTCGCATTGTCAggagaaaaataaaagctgctgCTGCAACCAATAGCTTTGGTTTTGCCAGAGGGAAGGGACAAGGAGGatagggcagggaggttaaacaagGTCAGGCCTGCTTGACTGCCCTCGCTTAGGGAAGAAAGAGAACAATACGAAAAAGGGTTAGTCAGTGTGCACCCTCCCGTGGAGGAACTTTCTCTGACACAGTCGCAGGGGGTCGTATAGGCCGGTCACCTTCAAAAATCACGATGAGGTTTTTGTAGTCAcgataaaaaatgacgtacagcgcaaaggacaaggactgcgagagatgacatacactGCTCTGTTGAGGaacaggaagaagacgaagagaaaagagtctctcgcagtccttgtccttcgcgctgtacatcattttttttataatgaattaccaactagcccaagcaaccaccctagctcACTTCATTTTTGTGGTCCTTACGCATGCAAGAATGCTTCAGTCACATTCCTAGGatcttttattttttcgagagCAGTCTGTCATCTAAATAGCTGAGacatttgtgcatgcaaaagatATTTACATtcgaaaaaaggaagagagatgATCAGAGATATCTTACAGCACCATAAAAAAATTTTTGTACCATGGTTTGTACCATGGTTTTGTACCATGGTTTTGTACCATGGCAGTGGTGCTTTGTTCATGCTTCACTAACATCTGTGGCTGCTTAGGTTATGTCTGATTAGCTCAGCTTGGGTACTCATCACTTGCACATTTCTACTGAAGTCGTATTAGGATGCTGGTTCACAGTATGTTATCCAGAGAGGCTGTTATGGGAAATGTGAAAACAGTTATTTGCATTCTGTTGCATGGAAAGCATAATTTATTGAAAGGTACAATTTACTGAACCCTTCTGCTGCAAGTATGACTTTCTCTAAATGTGGTTCGTCTGTGTGCAGCAACACTTCGACAaaagttaaaccttgatataacaaagtcgCTAAAATCGGCAGTCGGTAAAAtcaacagtttgcttcgttctaTTGAAATTTCATTCTATtggaatttgaccttttatgcaaataagtacagccgccgatcgatttttcttacatggaaaggggtTGTTGAATTTCCCGAATTATCAGGCAGTCAAGAAATGCAAATTTGAATGACAATATAATTCATTTTATAAATCTTTATATCGACGACAAATAATACAGTTTCATAATACATTTTCTTGGCAGTACGAATTAAACGAAGCTAGCCACGCTTTTGCCTGCACTCCGCCCCCGCAGCTGATAGCGTCGCCAGCACTGGGATgatgctatcaggaaaagcgccggcagcggggagtgaAGGCTTCGTCTGCCACTCGCTCCAGTGGGTCACTGAAAACCGAGATTATGCAACCTGTAATACTAAATGCgctggaagacagcttacatgatgccatgctgtcctggcatgcccgctctttgcacatgcggcagattacctctaaagcaaaGTGTGCAGCCGCGTACGCGcacagccgcgcttacagccatgcgccaCCACGGCCGAGGTGCACGTCAACTTACCCCCCGCCCCCTCACGCGTGCTTGATCACATTATTGTGAGCTTGCTAccctccctctctttccctttgctcgcgcaGCAAGGCAGCACTCGTGGgtaaagccaccatctttcttgtctcaccctcgcacacttgcACTCACACTTAAAGCACGCAGTGCGCAGGGTGCGATCGGATCTTGTCGCACTTGgaatttatacagaacatgatggGGCTCCACTTCagcggtcgctcttgtcgcgcggcgcgcgatttgagaggtgcatttgcaaacagccacttgtaattcagtCATTTGGGCATCTGCGTCCGCGgtagtttccatttattgtctcggcattcctttgcggcggcagtgaaattgcATTATATTGAAATGGTATACAAACACACTTGGTTATAATGAGGTTCTAAGTATATGGttttctatggacaagaggttatgaaaaggtAAGCACTTTGTTGTATCAAggatttcgttatattgaagttcgttatatcgagatttaactGTATAAATATGTGCAGGCATAGTgtctattaaaaaaaattacagggcCTCTTAAGATCtatcttaagaggtgaacggtgAAAGCGTACTCTTCTTCCTCTTATCATTCACCTCTTTctgtttgcctcttctctttctcttctctcttttagtcattactgctcactactaagcatatttagtcatttgtaatcaattgtggtcattacaagccgtcgttagacatgttggtcatcttagttattagtagtcattacaagtaatttcagtcattattagtcattactggtcattactaagcatttttagtcatttctaatgaattgtaatCGTTACACGTtgtcattagacatattggtcatttcgtagtcattagtagtcattttagtcattactactcgtTACTAGACATtcctagtcatttctaatcaattgtggtcattacaagcccacgttagacatattggtcatttaggagtcattagtagtcattacaagtcattactagtcattattaacctctaccaacctcTACTATAACGTTATCATTCGCTAAGTCACTATcgatcatttttcattctttaatctatCTTTAATCTGTcgtcatatggcgtgatgacgcttcggccgACACTCCGACGGTCACGTCtactgacacaaacttcaccatgagcctagaaaggctttcgccttaaaacctGGTCTGCCCTACCAATAATGTACTGTAATCCACAGTAGGCTCCGTGTAGGCTCTGTATAATTGCTTGCAGAACTTGCAGTGCCACAGACCACGCATGTAATACATGGGGTGAAGCAACAAAGCGGGCATGGTAGAGTGGGTCGACAGCATTCAGATTTTTGTGGTCACTTCCATCTCGGGAGTGATAATGGTGGAATTTTGTCCAGTTTCAGGCTTTCTGTGGCATATCCACTGGGTTTTACAGAATAAATTTTGCATTTGGTCTCCTGCACCATACAATGGCCTGCGTTTTTATTCTAATTACTTCATAAGATGGTTCTGTGTTTGCTGGTGCTTCATTTGTGCTTCATTTTCACTCAAAAGGTGGGCATTATTCAATAAAGCACTTCACATTTttgcttcagtttcagtttcagccTCAGTTGATTATTCTTTAAAcacaatgaattggtaagagacaatatacagacgagggttccaaaatcaaagactgcaatgggaccctcgtttaataataacaatgtagaTATGTATTAAAGGAGAGCAagctaagtaaaaaaaaacacacactcgcaaaaatacaacatagaaaaataaaattaacgaAAAGGAATTGTCTGTatacaagcctatagtgcataaaaaatAACTCAATACATACAGATGGCAAATGTAGTTTAATGAATGATGTAAACTTAGTTACATGtataaaacagcttaagggcATAACTAAATGTATGAAACGATGAAGATTAAATGTTGATgggtaaaccattccacagttttatagcagtgaatgatgatgtcatttttccatagttaAAATTAACCATAATTAGTAGAAAATTGCGTGGTTTGCTTAGAGAAAATTAAgtaccattgttgcgtgggtacTGAAGAGTCATGGACTGGTTTTACTGCCTGTCAGCAACTAAAGGTCTCGACAAAGCATGCAGGCAGCATTGCACAGTAGTTAATTGAACAATGTGAGCCAAAAAATGTGATCTTGCTTGTGAAAACGCACTTGAAGTTTAAGGAAGGCTGGAACAGCAGTAAGCTCAAGATATGCTTTCAGAGTTCAGAATAAAAATGGAAGTTGCTATACACTGAGGAAAAAGGTCTTTATAGTGGGTAAGGTTTCATTGCATTTGGTTTTTAATGTGGTCTTTGGAGAGAAGCGGGGCCCAGGCTATTAATTAAGTTAGAGCCTATTATGTTAGGGCGTCTCCCGATTAGCTGGTGCTTGGGTGGCCGTGACTCATAATATCGGTTGACATTCATGATGGGATTGCTATTGCAGTGACGACGATAAGAGTATGCTTTACGTGAGAGAAGAACTGTGAATCTGAGCTGTGGTGCATTTTGTGCAGGCCGAAGTTTGGCCACTTAGTTCGTCTCGAGAACGGCCAAGCATTCCTGGACGCTGTGGACCGGGAAAAGTCTGGCGTCACCGTCATCGTGCACATTTATGCTCAGGTAGTTTGTTTCAGCACAATCCAACTTATGCAGTGACATTGTAATAGAATAAGTTTAAACCCAAGGATTCCCTTTTTTTGGTGTCTGGGTGCACTTTAAGATGGAAGATGCAGGACGCTGAATGATGTGACAAGGGTATTCGCACAACAGTTGTTCTCGTCGCATCTTTCCGAGTCCCATGTCTTCTATTTGCATTGTATCCAATCGCCGTGGGAAGTCACAACTAGCCCAGTCTGTCACGCTTCCCTTTCCGGAAATTCTTTATGCTGGTTGCACTACAAAAAGTAGTCTGTATTTAAAAGCACTTATGGTTATTGTTTCAATGACAGAAATATACTTCTCAGTGCAAAACAATAAAATTTTCTAGTGCTTTGTTTATTTGAACCTTCTGCTTCTTTTGAGGTGGCACTGCCTGCTGGTGCTCATTTTTTTTAGATGGCTACCCACTTGCTTTTCCACTTGTACGTGACCGGCATGTTGACTACCTTGATATTCACAGGGCATGCCCGGCTGCGAAGCGATGAATGGCTGCCTGCAGTGCCTGGCGGAAGAGTACCCGCAGGTCAAGTTCTGCACTGTCGAGGCCTCTGCGGCTGGCATGAGCCGGCATTTTGTAAGGACACTTCTGCACTTGCGGACAGGTTGTACCGCGGGGCCTTGTCCTGCTAAATGAAATGCTAAAgaagccctgaaacacttttctgtaATCATAGAATGACTTCACCATTTAATGACGTCGCCTCACAAATACTTCAAGTATAAGCAGGGTTGTTAGACATGGACATCATACCAATGAGTGGCTTTCTCTTTCTTCTCCACTAGTGCCCGTTAAGCTACGCAGGGGACAGGCCAAGGAGGCAAAGCTCTGCCCAAAAGTTTAGTGTCTCAGCGGCGAGAGGGCTCATCGCGGCACCCTGTGGTGACTGCAGTAGGCTACGCTGCACAGCTCGTTAATGCTATCTCTGAGCCCACACGCAGTAGGCCGGCAGGGCAAAGATGAAGTGGTTTTTCTGTATTTTGAAGATCACAGACATACCGTATGCCCAAAGTACTTGGGGGCATAAGGATG is part of the Dermacentor variabilis isolate Ectoservices unplaced genomic scaffold, ASM5094787v1 scaffold_29, whole genome shotgun sequence genome and encodes:
- the LOC142568667 gene encoding phosducin-like protein; amino-acid sequence: MATLEDRILGEKLQYYCSSSSEDEEEPAENDGSPTHVPAAEKAPPPPPEFKQREGCSVNTGPKGVLKDWQRYQQLQNERREEQERERLQLIKKLSLTCRSELDAEKSKSKKEEEVPQEEDDDFLREYMRKRMEEMMAEINARPKFGHLVRLENGQAFLDAVDREKSGVTVIVHIYAQGMPGCEAMNGCLQCLAEEYPQVKFCTVEASAAGMSRHFERKGVPALLVYKNGGLIGNFVRLTDEFGDDFFAVDVESFLVEHGFLPDQSLRLAERNQPSSNADDDDDDH